A window of Carassius carassius chromosome 48, fCarCar2.1, whole genome shotgun sequence genomic DNA:
TACTACATCCACTAGATCGCTTCGTTATGATCAATCTGCAGCTTGATTAACGTTTAAATAGAGTAAAGCAAGATTCCCTGctaaaatcctgacttttatgCCTGATAGGTGTGATTTGATCACTTTATAATCGCCTAATTATGTTCATTATATCAACTGCAATTACTGTTGTagtttaaatttgtaaaaaaaaaagtaatccccaaaaataagtacatttggattaaatatgcaaatgtaatgtctagtttatatatatatatatatattatattattcaaaaatactttatttaagtGCAGTTATATTGTCTGTATATTGTCCGTCTCCTGTCTCGCGTAATCACTCAATCAGTGTCTGAACTGTGGAACTTTGCCATGTCCTATACCTGTTATATATCCAAAATAATCGATATTGAATCGAATCAAATCTAAATCTTGTGAAGGATAATCAAATGAATTGTGAAATTCAAAACCCATCCGTTTTATAATCTTGCACGTTACAGAAAACTCTCTTCATGTTTTCTTTGTTGCTAAATGAATCTCCACCCACTCCAGTGTCACATCTGAGTCACAGGTGGCTTGCTATTGGTTGGTGCTGCAAATCTGAGTGTCAACATTTGGACCCAGTGCTCAGTTCTCCTTTGGAAATGTCTTCGTCAACAGAAGTCTCAATTCTTCCTTGCACCAGCTGCCACTGAAACGACTGACTTGTGGATATTCATGTGGCTTTGTTGGCTTGCTGTTGGTCGCTTCTGCGAATTTGAGTGTCCGCTTTCACCAAATTTGAACCCAATTCAACATTTGCATTAGGAGGTTTCTTCACCACGGAAAGGTTCCCATTGAAATGAGCAGTTTTCAGTTGCAACATTAAATACATGTGATTTATTCTACTGAGATATTAAGAGTGATATTGTAAACGTAACAGAATTAAATAATAGCACCTAAAATTAATTAACACTGTAATCTGTGCTAATTTCTGTTCCCAATCTGATATGAATCACATAATATGTTGGTGAAAATGACTTCACATCTGTGTCACTTCTCCATTTCGCTCAGTTTTTCCCTCCAATTTCCCAATCTTTGTCAGCTCTAACCAAAGTGATGTTTTTAGAGCTCGTCCACCAACTTTTTCACATTTGTCTCTAAGCAAAAGAGTTCTGCTCAGCTGGACTCCACGAAATGTGCTTATCACCatctgtttttgttaaatattgtgTTGGAGTTCATCCCTGCTGAAAAACGGATGGCAGTTAGCCGATCTAATCTAGTCATGAGCCAGTAAATCATCTTGGACGCTGGGAACAGGAAGTAGTGTTAGACCACTTCCTtcttgggttagtccatattagACATATCTGAAACaagccagcattttttagagtgcagGTTTAGGGAATCAAACCCATTTTCCAGCTCAGATCTACGTTTTCTGCAGAGGAaatcaacatatttatttatttagatttagaaaatttaaataaatatatgaataaagaattagaaatgttgtcttggccactacaactgaaataaaacgTTTAATTTGAAGTACTTGCATGACTTCACTTGCATGAGCCATTACTGAAATGAAGattattataaatacaaaaaactaaactgaaacaaatgacaaaagaacaacaaagtcactacaatttaaattatatgaaaaggAAAGTTAATGATAATTATGTTATGGCTGATAACGGTAAATGGCTGttaaagtaatataatattttgaaaatgaaacatacAAATTTATTGtcaaaatcaaaaactaaaataaacttaatATCAACATTCAATATTGTCATATCATTTGTGAAAAGATAGATTagattgtttattatttaatataatttatttaatcaagcagtatttaatgtaattatgtaataataagGGAATGGCTGATTATTAAAATCCCATACTAAattacctaaataataataataataatgataagtgAATCACTAAAATCAGATCTTTGAATTTAGACATTACAACATTATAACGTAGATCATGAAAAAggatattaatttttcattatttaataaattataaaaaaaaaaataagtatttagtataatttattattaatggtCTTATGACtaattattaaaatcaaacattgtaAACACTGTAAACTATAACTAATAATTGCAATTGTTTTATGCAGattattaaaattcaattttgtttCGTCGAAGTAAATTAAGACCCAAAAAATGAACGTTACATGATTAAGTGATGAATGATAAAGTGAATATAGGCAAAGTATTATAATAGATTTAATTGAAGTATTTAATATAGTTATTTATTAGTAACAATTATGCTGTGTCATATTATCAAAATGACATACTATACTGCTCTCAcaacaacattataatataaagtaTGAAAAATTGATAATGTtggtttaatatatttagtaaataataactattaattaatagttgttgttttgtttttttgttttaaatgctagAGGTGAATCAAGGCAGAAACAGGAAGTGTTGTGTTTCTCTGAGCCGCAGAGGGAGCTGTTGGCTGATTGTGTGCTCTTCCTGTCTGTAGGGTTTCCTGATCGGGGCCCGTCCGGAGAACGCCTGTGTGCCGATCGCCCCCCCTCCCCTGCGGGACGGCCGCAGCAGTGCCTTCTTCGTGCTGATCAAGCGCTTCGACTGTAACTTTGACATCAAGGTGGGCTTCAGTGCACCCTCACAGATGCCTCTGGTTAATCAAGCAGCGATGGCCTCCACAGCACTAGacacattaaatattattataaaacacatttttaattcctcattcattaaaaaaatgcccTGCTCCTACTGTAACATAGACACGCCTCTCTCCAAGTAAACGAATGCTCTGTAAAACACACTTCACTGCACACGTTTCATGCCGCTGGCAAATAATATGCAAAGACTTCAAGAGCTCTTCCTGCTCACCTCTGGGACTTTGGACGACTTCTGTGTAACGCACAATAAACCGTTAATCATCCACAGCGCTGGGCAATGTGTGCACCTTTTTAAGGTGCGTAGAGATGGAGGAAAAACCAAAGAAGAACATACCACAGTGCATGTTTTCTAATTGAGTCCATGTTATATCTGTGAGTGCTCCTCCTGTCTGAGGAATGTCTTGAATGTTTTTATCTCTGCTTGTGCAAACATTCACTAATCAGGAATCTCACGTTTATATACACAGTGTTACAGCACTGGAATGTGTTTGGAGGAGATTTCCATGTCTTGGTTGTGTTGTTAATATTTCAAATAGTATTATACTTGACAACtgttttacaaaaacatttaaaaagctttatcacaaatattttaatatcacaaatatttttacattatagtaATCAGATTTATTAATGTATAAAGTTTCTTTGATCCAGACAGCTCTTGTTAAGCTAAACCAGTGTGTACATGTGAATACACAATACATGTGTCACAcaagacttgtgtgtgtgtgtgtgtgtgtgtgtgtgtgtgaggggggatTGGAGGAGTGCACGTATGAAGCCTGTGTCTGTCTGAACACAATGCTTCTGTCTCTGTCCTCGTCCTTCTTCAGGTCCTCCATGCGCAGAAGGCCGGCTACAAGGCGGCGATTGTCCACAATGTGGACTCTGATGACTTAATCAGCATGGGATCCAACGATCGTAAGTTCCTGCGCACGAATGCATGAAGCATGCAGCGGAGACAATGCTCAGATTCACAATCCTCGGCCCAAGCGCTGCTAATAACTGCTGCATGTGTGGAATCTGACCGAGCCGTGATGTCAGGATGAGGTCATGAAGGCCAAACGAGAGAAACTAACCTCCAGcgatcttaaaggaatagttcagccaacaAATGAGAATTTGCTAAAAATTAACTTACAGTCGGGCCATCCAAGATTAggctgagtttgtttcttcatcaaatttggagaaatgtagcattgcatcactgtcTCATCAAtgtatgctctgcagtgaatgggtgccgccagaatgagagtccaaagagctgataaaaacatcacaataatccacaccgtATTTACGTATTTCAATCATGACAACTCTGAAAATAGATTCAACAGCACTGTATAGAGAATAATGGAGTGTAGGATTGATGTTGagcagatctagacaggtggtgctggggaggAGGGAGGCCGTTTTCATTCATTCGGTTGTTTATTTGGAGTGAACTATTCCCTTAAAATGGACATAAGtatctaaataaatattattttacattttaaaaatacactcGTAATTATTTAACGTGGAATTTGTTTGAAGAATCGAAGTAAATCAGAATCAGATCTGGTCTGAATGTACGTTTGTATGTTTGCAGTGGATCTTCTGAAGCAGATAGACATTCCTTCAGTGTTTATTGGTGAAGAAGCGGCCAACTCTCTCAAAGAGGATTACATCTATGAGAAAGGGTGAGGGCTCTGGTTTCTCTGCTGAATACTTAACGGAAACATCTGATGATTCGGCGCTCCAAGAGTCATATGACACTATAGAGAGTTAGCTGTTCACACTCACAGTCTTGCTTCGTGTTTCCAGTGGTCATGTGATTCTCCTGCCGGACTTCAGCTTGCCTCTGGAATACTATCTGATCCCATTCCTCATCATCGTTGGAATCTGCCTCATCCTCATTGTAGTGTTCATGGTGAGTCACGAGTGTGTGTCATttcaaaataatcaataaataaatataatatagcatgccaaaaatgaatcaaatatgcaACCGAATACATTAGTCTTGACCGACATGATTACGTCTTTTCAATCTCAGATCACAAAGTTCGTACAGGACAGACACAGAGCCAGGAGAAGTCGCTTACGCAAGGACCAGCTGAAGAAACTCCCAATTCACAAGTTTAAGAAAGGTAAGAGCTGACACTTCGAACATATATTGTGGCTCAGCATTCAAATACATAAAAGATGTCTTACGAAAAGTTTActaccgttttttttttgttttaaacagttaatacttttactcagcaagtACTCATTAAATTACTCATAAATGATGGAAAAGACAGTTAccgaaaaaaaatccaaataaatgctttttttctgaactttttatccaaaacagctattgaaatttttaataaaatttcgcaatattacagatttttctgtatttttgatcaaataaatgcagacttgacgAGCGGAAGACTTAAAAGACCAAACCTTTGACAGTAGTGTTAAAtaattgcaaatatttttattcactaTTTCTTTGACCATTAACTTGTCCCGACTCACCAGAATGAGGGATTTTATTAGTTCAAGAATCTGATTCAAGCATAAAAAGATTTAACATGTTTGATTCATATCAACGAATCAGTTCTTTTAGACGATCCATTTTCAATTCATTTAGCTACAATCAATTCATAGTTCCTCTGGAAACTATAAAAACGCCATTTCAAAgcaaatactaaatatataactttgtaaaaataaaatcaaagttGTAAAATGCAAAAGtcagttttaaaatgttaatgtttagtgaacttagATGACAATTTTAAGCAAATTTGTTTGGGGTCTTTGACATTTGATTTGTGGTATGCTCCTCCACTTATTGCATTTTTCCTGTATGAACAAGAAATATTGCAGCACTTCTCTAGTATGCAGAACACTATATACTGTGGGAGAAATGTGGGATCCCCCCTCCCCCCCGCGCAGTTTCCACCTCCTCATAGTGAATCATCAAGCCATTTTACAACCAAATCAACACTGTGAGCATTGACCGTTGACTGTGTGCCTCCATGAATGAGCATCCTGTTCAGCTCATAGTGCATTAGAGATGCGTTCGGCTGAAGAAGGTGTCAAGACGTCACTCTCACTGAGCAGAAGGAAAGAGTGTGGTCTGCACTCAGGTTACTGACACCTGTGTTCACCGAACCTCTTTCAAACATTAGGTGTGCGAGGTTTCCTCAAGCAAGCGAGCCGTCGGCAGCAGAACATGTCTGATTCGTCTTTTACGCTTCAGATATTCAGAGCAAATAAGAGTCACATCAGCGTGAAGGTCATTTGTAATTGTTTCCATCGTATATATTTACCAGACGTCATATGGGTAATTTATCTGCAACATGTAAATGCTTCCAGGACGCACACTTTGGAAATAGGCTTTATGTTCTTTATACAAAACATGAGGACATGAGCGAGGCAGCTTCtctattttaatgatgtttaaATGACTATAGGGCTGTCAGGATATCAACATTTCACTGGAATTCATGATAGCAATATTATCGCAATATCTATagaaattgtgaaaaataaataaataacgctaTTAGTGAAATTCATAacttttacatttgtaatttatGACCGTAAAGGTTCAAACACGTGTGAAATTAACTGTTTATCAGCACTTCCTGCAGACTGAGGTGTGTACATTCATTCGTACATTCataccaagaacgataactataacgaTAACCCTCACATTGGCTAGCAAACTTTTTTTTGGTGCAATAGAGTCTCTTTCATCATTCGTCTTATCTGACGTTTATTTTGTGTGACAGTAATAGATATTGCATCAGTGTTAATGTGcaatagcgccacctactgtGTTGGAGTGATGATATTTTTCCTGatagtcatattttatttttttatgtgtagtaTTAACACAGTATCAGTATTTCCTTTCTTACATATGTTATCTTCCAAAACCTGTATTTTGTGGCACCCCGAGTGGAGAACTTGGATATTACATTTTTTGTCTTTATagcgtattttatttattatcattatttacgtAGTATATACCGTTTTGTGCTATTGTGGTGCTAGTTGGAGATCTAAATAAAACAGAACCCAAACTAATTTGAGTTTTATATTTGCGATATACTACATAAGTGTTTATATTTTTCTCATAGTAGTCAGATTTAAAATTGAATACTAGTTTACATTTGACTAAATACTGTGCAACGCACACTACATACAGCCTACGAAAACATCTCAGGGATTCAGACTCTTATCTATAGACGTCTCATTCTGTTTCTAACTAACGGAGAGACCAAGCATTTCAATATATTTCCTTCAAGAgagatatattatttaaaaatactgtaataatgctaatatattaaaatactatttttaaatattctgtAGTTATATTAATAAAGAGTTTTTTCATATAAACAATTGTTGTTGAGTAGATTCCGAATGAAACCGTAAGATATTTTAATATCAGTATTAAACACTGAAAACAagcttaaaatattacatttagcatattctttcacaaattaaaaaaagtgtcaaataactttaaataataaaGGTTCATTTTCATTCACATAAATTTGTACAAGGCATATTTGGATGGATGAATCAGACTTATAAATCTGTGAATCAGGTTGAAGTGAATCAGACGTGCTAACTCAAAAAAACGTTGTGAGTTGCTTGTCAACTTGACATGAGGAAACTTAAGGAAACTTAAtggtgggtaaaaaaaaaaactaaaactaaaaaactaaccTTAAGTCATTGTAAATACATCATGAATATTGGATAAGTGTAATTAATTAGCAAATTCAAAAATCAAATCATTAGTCTTacagtattttccggactataagtcacactttttttcatagtttggctggtcctgcgacttataggcaggtgcgacttatttatcaaaattaatttgacgtaccaagagaaatgaaccaagagaaaacattaccgtctccagccgccagagggcgctctatgctgctcagtgctcctgtagtctacactgaacagcatagagcgccctctcgcggctggagatggtaatgttttctcttggttctaaataaatgcgacttatatgtttttttcctcatcatgacgtatttttggactgatgcgacttatactcaggtgcgacttatagtccgaaaaatacggtacttgacGTGATCTTGAGAAAACTAATtatagtcaaataaaaaaaaaactataaaaaaaaaacagtactttcAGTGTTGATTCATTTTCTATCAGTGCAAATATATCACGAATATTTGCAAGATCAAAGCATTTGTGAATCACTATTTCAAGTCTACTTGATGTAATCTTGAGGAACATTAATGGCGGGTTATACAGAATATAatacaattgtttaaaaaaaatgtaaacaattttggttaatgttttttatggcaaaaaaaatgcaaacatatcaTGAATATTGGATACATCTCCTGAATTTGCAAATTCAAAATCATTAAGAATCGTTAGTCTACTTGACGTGATCTTaaatcataagaaaaaaaaacaaaacaatgaatatagtaaaatctcagaaaataaatgaataaagcgtATTTCTATTGCAATAGTGCAAATATATCATGAATATTGGATACTTCTACTATTTTGCGAATTGTTAGTCTTCTTGATTTGATCATGAGGGAAAAACTATGATTATAGTGaaatctgaagaagaaaaaacatgatACAATTGTGTTCAGTCGCACAAATATTGGATAGCAGTTTAAACACAGGACCGTTTGTGTTCATTCACCGCTCACATAATAAACACTGAGCATCAGCAGAGCAGCTGGTGGAAAGAAACAAGAAAAGAGCCAGAGGAATTTAAGAGAGGACAGGATATATTCCTGGACTTATTGAGCCTGGAATGTTTTCGTTCATCCACGAAACCCAGAAGCAAGTGTGAAATCAGGAAGCCTTCTGTCAAGGACACTGAGGGGAAGCTGTCTTTTTACTCCTAGTTAATAATTTGTTGATTGCTCCTAGGTGATTCGTATGACGTGTGTgccatttgtttggatgagtacGAGGAGGGCAACAAGCTGCGTGTTCTTCCCTGCTCACACGGTGAGTTTCTGTCTCCTCCTGGCTCTTGATCtgaacatcaaaatgtattatatatatatatatacagtatatatatagggagataatgttttattattaattctgATTAGAGGAATGTTCCATTGAATTTCTAGTATATTAAAAGGCTTTCCGTGTACCGAAGCAGCTTTGTCAGGATGTGTGTCACTAATTCTCTCTGCACCCATCATCAGCCTACCACAGCAAGTGTGTGGACCCATGGCTGACCAAAACCAAGAAGACCTGCCCCGTGTGCAAGCAGAAGGTGGTGTCGTCCGACGGTGACTCTGAGTCTGGTGACAGCGACAGCGAGGAGAACGAAGCGTCAGAAAACACACCGCTGCTGCGATCTCTGGCCTCCACCAGCGCCCATTCCTTCGGGACCATGTCCGGCTCGCTGTCCCGTCACTACGCCGAGTCCTCGGACTACGACGAGCGCAGCGACTCGACCGACGGCGAGGAGGAGGATGACGTGGAGACGGTGGTCGTACAGCTGCAGCAGGACCGTCCCGACGACATGGAGGCCAGCGCTTGAGACGCCCGCTCCAACTCTCAGCCAGAAGTTATCATAAAACATCTTTAACGTTCATAGCGATGCTGTGCAGCGAAATTGTATAAATCATGAATTTTGCCAACCTGGCAAGACGTCACCTTTGAGGATGTGATTAGCGCTTGCTGCCAGACTCCTCTCAGATCACGACTTCACTGTCGTTCCAGACACAGACGTGCTCTTGGACATGTAGTTAGCTAATAACACATTTACACACTGTAAGGAGGAGTTTTTGGTTTTTTTGCTAACACAAAGTGATCTGTTACTGATGTAACTTTACTGTAAATACACCTTTCACTCGCCCTTGTTTCCAAGTAGTCTGCATTTTCTTCATGAATAAAATACTACACCTTTTGCTGTTTGTGTGTCAAGCTGTCATCCAGCGGTTTGGAAAACAGCACATGGTTTTaagattattacatttttagaaaCACAATATAAACATATGAACCTAGAAGACACCCTAAAGCCTAAATTTATAATAAAGTTTTGctgacactttacaataaggttccatttgttaaactAATTATGAAAAGTACTTGTAAAACACTTGTTAATCTCAGTTCATATTAATTTCAACCtttactattattaaaatattttataggtTAACATCAACTAATGCACCTCATTGTAAAGTATTTAACACTTTTAATAACCTTTTAACAATtttctttaatgcatttttttccattcccatttattcatttagcagacgcttttatccaaagcgactttccAGATATTTATCGCAAATTCTCCACTCCATGGAAAGcctaaacatttatttaactgtttttcaaaaacatttaactttttttgtgtgtgcaataaTGCTCAGCCATATTTATCTTATGaccatttgttgtttttttctttttttttttttttgtaaaaaaaaaaaattcagtttaccATTTTCCACTTTttgaaaaaccaaaaaaaaaaaaaaagatattaaaataataaataaatccagaTTTCCTCAATTTCTTTCAGCAGTTTCTGTGTTGCTAATTAAcagtttaataattaaattaaaaaaatcactttaaaaagttaagacatttacatttttagaggAGACATTTAGCAATAAAACAACTAACAAATTTATTTTCCATGAACACTTTCCAATTTATGTGCAAACAGACCAACATCTACTgaactattttgaaaaaaaaaaaagatttctccaCATAAACTCTTAAACAACACAAAGACAAGCGACAAGTAACTGGGTTGGAATAGGTTTATTTAATCTGTAA
This region includes:
- the LOC132131498 gene encoding E3 ubiquitin-protein ligase RNF13-like produces the protein MLLSLGMLMLSATQIYTIVTVQIFAFLNLLPVEADISAYSFDNKTQNFDELPARFGYRLPSEGLKGFLIGARPENACVPIAPPPLRDGRSSAFFVLIKRFDCNFDIKVLHAQKAGYKAAIVHNVDSDDLISMGSNDLDLLKQIDIPSVFIGEEAANSLKEDYIYEKGGHVILLPDFSLPLEYYLIPFLIIVGICLILIVVFMITKFVQDRHRARRSRLRKDQLKKLPIHKFKKGDSYDVCAICLDEYEEGNKLRVLPCSHAYHSKCVDPWLTKTKKTCPVCKQKVVSSDGDSESGDSDSEENEASENTPLLRSLASTSAHSFGTMSGSLSRHYAESSDYDERSDSTDGEEEDDVETVVVQLQQDRPDDMEASA